One stretch of Akkermansia sp. RCC_12PD DNA includes these proteins:
- a CDS encoding PDZ domain-containing protein — protein MNLVVPILAGIAVAGIIQQAAAVPAPFKVTAVPQQANGESYTTLAAQTSNGFIAALIPYRVFKNGAVTYHLDGKETPPLQVWAQEKLTGLTLFKVNPSLLSGTSPSIAANATLRRGARLAFTNSENEPTLGIYVGMEHSIGDISFPLRLIRAQFPKLAAPPIGQPCYDADNRLVGIVLGVSRKGTCHLLPAQAISFLAENPKAKRVRLGCLLDINSSTPVIEGIINGGPLARGGIQTGDILMSINNVPIRNYGDMLDATYYLTGEKTLTIQVIRGTQIVESKGIIPTQDPR, from the coding sequence ATGAACTTGGTGGTTCCCATATTAGCAGGCATAGCCGTCGCAGGCATTATTCAGCAAGCGGCGGCCGTGCCTGCTCCTTTTAAAGTAACGGCTGTTCCGCAGCAGGCAAACGGGGAATCATACACGACCCTGGCCGCACAGACAAGCAACGGCTTTATTGCCGCCCTGATCCCTTACAGGGTTTTTAAAAACGGAGCTGTAACCTATCACCTGGACGGCAAGGAGACACCGCCCCTCCAAGTATGGGCGCAGGAAAAGCTTACGGGATTGACGCTGTTCAAGGTAAATCCCTCCCTTCTCTCCGGCACATCCCCTTCCATCGCCGCAAACGCCACCCTCAGACGGGGAGCCAGGCTTGCCTTCACCAACAGCGAGAATGAACCCACGCTAGGTATTTATGTGGGCATGGAGCACTCCATAGGGGACATCAGCTTTCCCTTGCGCCTTATCCGCGCTCAATTCCCCAAACTGGCAGCACCGCCGATCGGCCAGCCGTGCTATGATGCAGACAACCGTCTTGTCGGCATCGTCCTGGGCGTCTCCCGCAAAGGCACCTGCCATCTTCTGCCGGCCCAGGCCATCTCTTTCCTGGCAGAAAATCCCAAAGCCAAACGGGTGCGGCTGGGCTGCCTGCTGGACATCAACTCATCCACCCCCGTCATTGAAGGAATTATCAATGGTGGCCCACTGGCACGCGGCGGCATCCAGACCGGAGACATTCTCATGAGCATCAACAACGTTCCCATCCGCAACTATGGAGACATGCTGGACGCCACCTACTACCTGACAGGGGAAAAAACCCTGACCATCCAGGTCATCCGCGGAACCCAGATTGTGGAAAGCAAAGGCATCATCCCCACGCAGGATCCCCGCTGA
- a CDS encoding flavoprotein translates to MACIILGVTGSIAAYKAADIASALVKHGHDVHCVCTAKALEFVTPLTLHTISRNPVFSSFDDEKGEWIPPHIQLAQNADLLVVAPATANTMANFAHGMAPDMLSSLYLACKAPVLICPAMNVHMWEHPATRKNAEILKQRERHHIFGPAEAGILACGAAGTGKLMPVELIVKKTLSLLP, encoded by the coding sequence ATGGCCTGCATCATCCTAGGCGTCACCGGCTCCATTGCCGCGTACAAGGCGGCGGACATCGCTTCCGCCCTCGTCAAGCACGGACATGACGTGCATTGCGTCTGCACGGCCAAGGCCTTGGAATTCGTCACGCCCCTCACTCTCCACACCATCTCCCGCAACCCCGTTTTCTCCTCCTTTGACGATGAAAAAGGGGAATGGATTCCCCCCCATATCCAGCTGGCTCAAAACGCCGACCTCCTGGTTGTGGCGCCCGCCACGGCAAACACCATGGCAAACTTTGCCCACGGCATGGCGCCGGACATGCTCAGCTCCCTCTACCTGGCCTGCAAGGCCCCCGTGTTAATTTGCCCCGCCATGAACGTCCACATGTGGGAGCATCCCGCCACCCGGAAAAACGCGGAAATCCTGAAACAGCGGGAACGTCACCACATCTTCGGCCCTGCCGAGGCCGGCATCCTTGCGTGCGGAGCGGCCGGGACGGGCAAGCTGATGCCCGTGGAATTGATTGTGAAAAAAACTCTTTCCCTGCTGCCATAA
- a CDS encoding M23 family metallopeptidase, whose protein sequence is MHSKFLLFLSGCFLFLWSASYLAADIAVRFPTSNTALLNDRPQDFYMYVDRNFEGQKSQPWQAGAYGFTRTLVRTQAGPVATKFHEGIDIKPLKRDAAGVPLDDVHPVAGGIVVHASANPAHSNYGRYVVIEHRLKDGPLYSLYAHLASVNCREGDQVGTGNVIGRLGYSGAGLNKTRAHLHLELCLKLQDNFQPWYDSLKMGTPNRHGNYNGLNLAGFDAAPVLIHCKDGEEFSLSRHISSLPVQYVVRVPSTGKIPSLVKNYPFLLKPGPSQPKSWEISFTGPGVPTSVTPSAEPCSEPAVIRAVPHPFSQLYRTCNRVSGSSKEPRLTASGKRYIRLIFMGTEP, encoded by the coding sequence ATGCACAGCAAGTTCCTCCTGTTCCTGTCCGGATGCTTCCTGTTCCTGTGGAGCGCCTCTTATCTGGCGGCGGACATTGCCGTGCGCTTCCCCACCTCAAACACGGCCCTTCTGAACGACCGTCCGCAGGACTTTTACATGTACGTGGACCGGAACTTCGAGGGGCAGAAATCCCAGCCCTGGCAGGCCGGTGCCTACGGCTTTACCCGCACCCTAGTCAGAACCCAGGCAGGCCCGGTAGCCACCAAATTTCATGAAGGCATTGACATCAAGCCCCTCAAAAGGGATGCCGCAGGCGTCCCTCTGGACGATGTCCACCCGGTGGCTGGCGGCATCGTGGTCCATGCTTCCGCAAACCCTGCGCACAGCAACTACGGCCGCTACGTCGTCATTGAACACCGGCTGAAAGACGGACCGCTCTATAGCCTTTACGCCCACCTCGCCTCCGTCAACTGCCGGGAGGGGGACCAGGTAGGCACCGGAAACGTCATCGGACGCCTGGGCTATTCCGGCGCAGGGCTGAATAAAACACGGGCCCACCTGCATCTGGAGCTCTGTCTCAAGCTCCAGGACAACTTTCAACCCTGGTATGACAGCCTGAAAATGGGCACGCCCAACCGCCACGGCAATTACAACGGCCTGAACCTGGCGGGCTTTGATGCGGCGCCTGTCCTCATCCACTGCAAGGACGGGGAGGAATTCTCCCTGTCCCGCCATATCTCTTCCCTCCCGGTGCAATACGTAGTGCGCGTTCCCTCCACCGGAAAAATACCCAGCCTGGTCAAAAACTATCCCTTCCTGCTGAAACCGGGTCCGTCACAGCCCAAATCCTGGGAAATCAGTTTCACCGGACCCGGAGTTCCCACCTCCGTCACTCCTTCTGCGGAACCCTGCAGTGAACCTGCCGTCATCCGGGCTGTTCCCCATCCCTTCTCCCAACTGTACAGAACCTGCAACCGCGTTTCCGGTTCCAGCAAGGAACCCAGGCTGACGGCTTCCGGAAAACGCTACATCCGGCTCATTTTCATGGGAACGGAACCATAA
- a CDS encoding tetratricopeptide repeat protein: MQIPSTRHHTIPAAMAACAAFLLSLGGLSSAASGNTPPPASALSQDEQALLKNKKYQQGLKDLAAHLPLEASKNFQESLKTKNLPESQKAIIRPFLAEALIRAHKTDEGLALWEQLPDSVLKSYWTAMGLFNKGYFTRALEKLSSIPDSDPLSVYAFQLKAQLARQLGDQQLLVESLTRLGRSDSPSVSHTANILLADTLAGMQNYTEAQSILEQVKNSLSGTEKPPILLPYAELVDGKISVIQGNVDQAIKTFASIADNTSYPAKIRDLARVALAEGEILREKRNPGQAEEEARAQQPEEENIHTAGTGEDRLITFIGGKADSPLLMDAFNILLRENTFRTDPQALEKLTGWVNSKDATRQPAAMYAMGSLLLEKGDLAGAIKLAGDSLAKYPQNVPVQTLCLNVITALLDKGRTEDAERLISKYPGTSAGIVFQQGALAFQKGDYSLAQKLFREASRRGTEKTAEAALFNENLSALHANDAKGAAALVREAAGSARLREHILFEQAHYAAKRMNPEATELLAAFVALAEDPALKTQARLDQAEVALNLNPPDIQTVQSILPLLEKEQLTPDQSMQLGRLKILLAENLQEWTEAIQACRQTIALNKDGKQADALYLKLGELLYKNGDFHEAQLVLQPFPSKYPDSPLKAAALFLAGKAAQQSNTVNTLEAALNIFQTLGAGTTQFAQAAKIEEASVLLRMGKADQCIAVLDELLSKPLPRYMRLLALSIQADAWVTKEDTHSDTLRKAINLCTEILNTPNLGLAWKFKTLTQRAQFYERLNDQEKALDDYASILVHTPSGSSANKRRDWHWFYNAGFASIRLMGQAQNWDGALALARKLAQTSGPRAREAAAYARRIQLEHFIWQEDPVETEQPPEMQPVPKQAPQ; this comes from the coding sequence ATGCAAATACCCTCCACCAGGCACCACACCATCCCCGCCGCCATGGCGGCATGCGCCGCGTTCCTGCTGTCCCTGGGGGGCCTCTCCTCTGCGGCGTCAGGCAACACTCCTCCCCCCGCTTCCGCCCTGTCGCAGGACGAACAGGCGCTATTGAAAAACAAAAAATACCAGCAGGGCCTGAAGGACCTGGCTGCACACCTCCCGCTGGAAGCCAGCAAAAACTTTCAGGAAAGCCTGAAAACGAAAAACCTCCCGGAATCTCAAAAGGCCATCATCAGGCCGTTCCTTGCGGAAGCCCTGATCCGCGCCCACAAGACGGATGAAGGCCTCGCCCTGTGGGAACAACTGCCGGACTCCGTTCTGAAATCCTATTGGACGGCCATGGGCCTGTTCAACAAGGGATACTTCACCAGGGCTCTGGAAAAACTCTCCTCCATCCCGGACTCCGATCCCCTCTCCGTTTACGCCTTCCAGTTGAAAGCCCAGCTGGCCCGGCAGCTCGGAGACCAGCAGCTTCTCGTGGAATCCTTGACCAGGCTGGGCCGCTCGGACTCTCCCTCCGTTTCACACACCGCCAACATCCTGCTGGCGGACACCCTAGCCGGCATGCAGAACTATACGGAGGCGCAATCCATCCTCGAACAGGTAAAAAACAGTCTGTCCGGCACGGAAAAGCCGCCCATCCTGCTTCCCTATGCAGAACTGGTGGACGGAAAAATATCGGTCATCCAGGGCAATGTAGATCAGGCCATTAAAACATTTGCTTCCATTGCGGACAACACCTCCTACCCTGCAAAAATCCGTGATCTGGCACGGGTGGCACTGGCGGAAGGGGAAATTCTCCGGGAAAAACGCAATCCGGGGCAGGCGGAGGAAGAAGCGCGCGCGCAGCAGCCGGAAGAGGAAAACATCCACACCGCCGGAACGGGAGAAGACCGGCTCATCACCTTCATCGGCGGAAAGGCGGACTCCCCCCTGCTGATGGACGCCTTCAACATCCTTCTGAGAGAAAACACCTTCCGTACCGACCCTCAGGCACTGGAAAAACTCACAGGCTGGGTGAACTCCAAAGACGCCACACGGCAGCCTGCGGCCATGTACGCCATGGGCAGCCTTCTTCTGGAAAAGGGAGACCTGGCGGGAGCCATCAAGCTTGCCGGAGACAGCCTTGCCAAATATCCGCAGAACGTTCCTGTCCAGACTCTCTGTCTGAACGTCATCACGGCCCTCCTTGACAAAGGACGCACGGAAGATGCGGAACGTCTCATCTCCAAATATCCGGGCACATCTGCCGGCATCGTCTTCCAGCAAGGCGCCCTGGCCTTCCAGAAAGGGGATTACTCCCTGGCTCAAAAACTCTTCCGTGAAGCCTCCCGGCGCGGTACGGAAAAAACGGCGGAAGCCGCGCTCTTCAATGAAAACCTCTCCGCCCTGCATGCCAACGATGCGAAAGGCGCGGCCGCGCTGGTCCGGGAAGCCGCAGGCTCTGCAAGGCTGCGGGAACATATCCTCTTTGAACAGGCCCATTATGCGGCTAAAAGGATGAACCCGGAGGCCACGGAACTCCTGGCTGCCTTCGTAGCCCTGGCGGAAGACCCGGCTCTGAAAACCCAGGCGCGGCTGGACCAGGCGGAAGTGGCTCTGAACCTCAATCCGCCGGACATCCAGACCGTGCAATCCATCCTCCCTCTGCTGGAAAAGGAACAGCTCACCCCGGACCAGTCCATGCAGCTCGGCCGCTTGAAAATCCTGCTGGCGGAAAACCTCCAGGAATGGACGGAGGCCATCCAGGCATGCCGGCAAACCATTGCCCTGAACAAGGACGGGAAGCAGGCCGACGCCCTGTACCTCAAACTTGGGGAACTCTTGTACAAAAACGGCGACTTCCACGAAGCCCAGCTCGTACTCCAGCCCTTCCCCTCCAAATATCCGGACAGCCCCCTGAAAGCGGCGGCTCTCTTCCTGGCAGGAAAGGCGGCGCAGCAAAGCAACACTGTCAACACGCTGGAAGCGGCCCTTAACATCTTCCAGACTCTGGGGGCGGGAACAACGCAATTTGCCCAGGCCGCCAAAATAGAAGAAGCCTCCGTCCTGCTGCGCATGGGAAAAGCGGACCAGTGCATCGCCGTGCTTGACGAACTGCTTTCCAAGCCGCTGCCGCGCTACATGCGGCTGCTGGCCCTCTCCATCCAGGCGGATGCGTGGGTAACCAAGGAAGACACCCACTCAGACACCCTCCGCAAGGCCATCAACCTGTGCACGGAAATCCTGAATACTCCCAATCTGGGACTGGCATGGAAATTCAAAACCCTTACCCAGCGGGCCCAATTTTACGAACGGCTGAACGACCAGGAAAAAGCTCTGGATGACTATGCCTCCATCCTAGTCCATACGCCCAGCGGCAGTTCCGCCAACAAGCGCCGGGACTGGCACTGGTTCTATAATGCAGGATTTGCGTCCATACGCCTCATGGGGCAGGCACAGAACTGGGACGGCGCCCTGGCCCTGGCCAGAAAGCTGGCGCAAACGTCCGGCCCCAGGGCCAGAGAAGCGGCGGCCTATGCACGCCGCATCCAACTGGAGCACTTCATCTGGCAGGAAGACCCGGTTGAAACGGAACAGCCGCCGGAAATGCAGCCTGTACCAAAACAGGCCCCCCAGTAA
- a CDS encoding PPK2 family polyphosphate kinase, translating to MDTPSPARTWRINAAAIIMDADGYILLGKDHGRNPYWHFPQGGVIKNESIERALAREVWEEVGLRPSDYTIVARLPGLRYKYPANHRKITRWVGQEQTYFLVRCKTSRPKTDLHRSPEFAKIKWVLLQDIKLEMFPKFKRKVIKDALTQFFGPPPAANRSSAEKRVDRLASSSTLTSHTMNRYLVPPGKKLRLKDYPTDDRSLFSGTKEESLVEFDKLREELQELQKKLFAQHKHKILVILQAMDAGGKDGCVKHVFSRVDPQGLHVVPFKKPTPEELDHDFLWRVHKEVPTKGQIAIFNRSHYEDIIAVRVKKIFPDPVWKRRYKHVLDFESMLAEEGTTIIKLFLNISKAEQKKRLESRLQDPDKLWKFCMDDLDDRNRWDEFQAAYQDLIEKTSTPEAPWYIIPGDRKWYRNLVIARLIVEKLRHLQLAFPTPNFDPATISIPD from the coding sequence ATGGACACTCCTTCACCAGCCAGAACATGGAGAATCAACGCGGCTGCCATCATCATGGATGCCGACGGCTACATCCTGCTGGGCAAGGACCACGGCCGCAATCCCTACTGGCATTTCCCCCAGGGAGGCGTCATCAAGAATGAAAGCATTGAACGCGCCCTGGCACGGGAAGTCTGGGAGGAAGTGGGACTGCGCCCCTCGGACTACACCATTGTGGCGCGCCTGCCCGGACTGCGGTACAAATATCCTGCCAACCACCGTAAAATCACCCGCTGGGTGGGCCAGGAACAAACCTACTTTCTGGTGCGCTGTAAAACGAGCCGCCCGAAGACGGACCTGCACCGCAGCCCGGAATTTGCAAAAATAAAATGGGTGCTTCTCCAGGACATCAAGCTGGAAATGTTCCCCAAATTCAAAAGAAAAGTCATTAAGGACGCCCTCACTCAATTTTTCGGCCCCCCCCCTGCCGCCAACCGCTCCTCTGCGGAAAAGCGAGTCGACCGGCTCGCTTCCTCTTCAACACTAACTTCTCATACTATGAACCGTTACCTGGTGCCTCCGGGCAAAAAACTGCGTTTAAAGGACTACCCCACGGATGACAGATCTCTCTTCTCTGGAACCAAGGAAGAATCACTGGTCGAATTTGACAAGCTGAGGGAGGAACTGCAGGAACTGCAGAAAAAACTCTTTGCCCAGCACAAGCACAAAATACTTGTCATCCTCCAAGCGATGGATGCCGGCGGCAAGGATGGCTGCGTCAAGCACGTCTTCTCTCGCGTGGACCCGCAGGGGCTGCATGTGGTGCCCTTCAAAAAACCTACCCCGGAGGAACTGGACCATGACTTCCTCTGGCGCGTGCACAAGGAAGTGCCCACCAAGGGCCAGATTGCCATCTTCAACCGTTCCCATTATGAAGACATCATCGCCGTACGTGTAAAGAAAATCTTCCCGGACCCCGTCTGGAAGCGCCGCTATAAACACGTGCTGGATTTTGAATCCATGCTTGCGGAGGAAGGCACCACCATCATCAAGCTCTTCCTGAATATCTCCAAGGCGGAACAGAAAAAGCGCCTGGAATCACGGCTTCAGGATCCGGACAAGCTCTGGAAATTCTGCATGGATGACCTTGACGACCGCAATCGCTGGGATGAATTCCAAGCTGCCTACCAGGACCTCATTGAAAAAACATCCACTCCGGAAGCCCCCTGGTATATTATCCCCGGAGACCGGAAATGGTACAGAAACCTTGTCATTGCACGCCTGATCGTGGAAAAGCTCCGGCATCTCCAGCTTGCCTTTCCCACCCCTAACTTTGATCCGGCCACCATATCCATACCCGATTGA
- a CDS encoding DeoR/GlpR family DNA-binding transcription regulator, with protein sequence MYLASQRKEFILKTLAEHGAARTIALAKQMKVTDETVRNDLINLEKRGFLKRVHGGALALTHKSLHEDIVTQDHVSIQIAKKTVQNIPTSVVMFIDSSTMGYQICNHVNSRDTHIVSNNPTLLTRLEGIPSLSFYCTGGRFDREAQVYVGQDAAHAAGSLNIELVVLTPDCYSPKHGAGYKNMLQSEFIRSVIPQDAKVIIAMPSTSIANSPAFYTVAPNLVNMLITDDSIAPEMVEQIEKSGVKVEIA encoded by the coding sequence ATGTACTTAGCATCCCAACGTAAAGAGTTCATTCTGAAAACCCTGGCCGAACATGGAGCCGCAAGGACAATCGCTCTGGCCAAGCAGATGAAGGTCACAGATGAGACTGTCCGCAACGATTTAATTAATCTTGAAAAAAGGGGATTCCTCAAGCGTGTTCACGGCGGCGCACTGGCGCTCACTCACAAATCTCTTCATGAAGACATTGTCACTCAGGACCATGTCTCCATCCAGATTGCCAAAAAAACCGTTCAGAACATCCCGACCTCTGTCGTCATGTTCATTGACAGCAGCACCATGGGTTACCAGATCTGCAACCATGTCAACTCCAGGGATACGCATATCGTCTCCAACAACCCCACCCTTCTGACCCGGCTGGAAGGCATCCCGAGCCTCAGTTTCTACTGCACGGGCGGCCGTTTCGACCGTGAAGCCCAAGTGTACGTGGGCCAGGATGCGGCACACGCGGCCGGTTCCCTGAACATTGAACTGGTAGTACTCACCCCGGACTGCTACTCCCCCAAACATGGCGCCGGATACAAAAACATGCTTCAATCTGAATTCATCAGAAGCGTCATCCCCCAGGATGCCAAGGTAATCATCGCCATGCCTTCTACAAGCATCGCAAACAGCCCCGCATTCTATACGGTCGCGCCCAACTTGGTGAACATGCTCATCACGGACGACTCCATTGCTCCGGAAATGGTGGAGCAGATCGAAAAGAGCGGCGTCAAGGTGGAAATCGCCTAA
- a CDS encoding GNAT family N-acetyltransferase → MNIEHYQSKDEAAVLDIWLKASEQAHAFAGVGFWCGLVEDMRQVYLPKARTWICRDGDRVVGFACLVGEGELAALFVDPERQCEGIGTELLNWAKDHSKGLLTVGVYEENPRALQFYKRSGFEEIGSLEDELTGSREYRLEWKRPRPS, encoded by the coding sequence ATGAATATAGAACATTATCAAAGCAAGGATGAGGCGGCGGTCCTGGATATTTGGCTAAAGGCGTCCGAACAGGCCCACGCGTTTGCCGGGGTTGGTTTCTGGTGCGGCCTGGTGGAGGATATGAGGCAGGTGTATTTGCCTAAGGCGCGGACCTGGATATGCCGTGACGGTGACCGCGTGGTAGGGTTTGCCTGCCTGGTGGGGGAAGGAGAATTAGCCGCCTTGTTCGTGGACCCGGAACGCCAGTGCGAGGGAATAGGGACGGAGTTGCTGAATTGGGCCAAGGATCACAGCAAGGGACTGCTGACCGTAGGAGTTTATGAGGAGAATCCGCGTGCATTGCAGTTTTACAAGCGCAGCGGGTTTGAAGAGATCGGCTCCCTTGAGGATGAACTTACCGGCAGCCGGGAATACCGTCTGGAGTGGAAAAGGCCGCGTCCGTCATAA
- a CDS encoding cysteine desulfurase family protein: MTPVRDWASYEGVIYWDNNATTPLLPEVYAAMEPFLKERFFNPSAGYGEARRVREAVEEARAGVAALLDVSPAEIVFTSGGTEATNAAFRQMARKGKGVAVLSTDHDASLKTSITLGNGRICSVDREGRALPEEWEALCAGEVSGVSFAWANNETGVLQDAAALCAAARRHGLPVHLDAVQCAGKIPVSLHGMDVDYASVSAHKLHGPKGIGCLYRRSGAPLEPVLFGGGQECGLRSGTENVPGIIGFGAAARVALRHLEEAGRVRRLRDSFESSLAQAIDGVTVHSGAAERIPNTSNLAFSGCTAEALMLLLEPAGLLCSAGSACHTVQPMPSHVLTAMGLSDGEVRSSLRFSLSFTTTEDEVREAVQLVAEAVGKVRCVQSSRTGPVFVYRP; this comes from the coding sequence TTGACTCCTGTCCGTGATTGGGCGAGTTATGAAGGCGTGATTTATTGGGACAATAACGCCACCACTCCCCTTCTTCCGGAAGTTTACGCCGCCATGGAGCCGTTCCTGAAAGAACGGTTTTTCAATCCTTCCGCCGGGTATGGGGAAGCCCGGCGCGTGCGGGAGGCCGTGGAGGAAGCCCGTGCCGGAGTGGCGGCCCTGCTGGACGTGTCTCCGGCGGAAATTGTGTTTACTTCCGGAGGAACGGAGGCCACCAATGCGGCCTTTCGCCAGATGGCCCGTAAAGGAAAGGGCGTGGCCGTCCTGTCCACGGATCATGATGCTTCCCTGAAAACATCCATTACCCTGGGGAATGGACGCATTTGTTCCGTGGACCGGGAAGGAAGGGCCTTACCGGAAGAATGGGAAGCCCTGTGCGCCGGGGAGGTGAGCGGCGTTTCCTTTGCCTGGGCCAATAATGAGACGGGCGTGCTTCAGGATGCTGCGGCTTTGTGCGCCGCCGCCCGGCGGCATGGGCTGCCCGTGCATCTGGATGCGGTGCAGTGTGCCGGAAAGATTCCCGTATCTCTGCATGGGATGGATGTGGATTATGCATCCGTTTCCGCCCATAAATTGCATGGTCCGAAGGGCATAGGATGCCTGTACAGGCGCTCCGGCGCTCCCCTAGAGCCTGTCCTGTTTGGAGGCGGCCAGGAGTGCGGGCTGAGGTCCGGTACGGAGAATGTGCCGGGAATCATCGGTTTTGGAGCCGCGGCCCGTGTAGCTCTCCGGCATCTGGAGGAAGCAGGGCGCGTGAGACGCCTGCGGGATAGTTTTGAGTCTTCCCTGGCGCAGGCCATAGACGGAGTGACGGTGCATTCCGGCGCTGCGGAGAGGATTCCGAATACGTCCAATCTGGCTTTTTCCGGGTGCACGGCCGAAGCCCTGATGCTTTTGCTGGAACCCGCCGGATTGCTGTGTTCCGCCGGGTCCGCCTGCCATACCGTGCAGCCCATGCCGTCCCACGTGCTGACGGCTATGGGGCTGTCCGACGGGGAGGTGCGTTCCTCCCTGCGTTTTTCCCTGTCTTTCACCACAACAGAGGATGAGGTGCGGGAGGCCGTGCAGCTGGTGGCGGAGGCTGTCGGGAAAGTGCGCTGCGTCCAGTCTTCCCGTACCGGTCCCGTGTTTGTTTACAGGCCGTGA
- a CDS encoding phosphopantothenoylcysteine decarboxylase yields the protein MRFLITAGPTREAIDPVRYITNRSSGKMGYCLAEAAAHDGHRVLLVSGPTFLDIPHGVDFLPVETAQEMYDAVQNQASYTDIAILSAAVADYRPVSVPDRKIKKTGERMVLELERTKDILGSMRSEFGFRGILVGFAAETHDVESYARGKLERKQCDMIIANDVSRRDIGFDASENEVLLIYPDRTDLLEKAAKTHIAHQIVERACRLYAGKTCHPGQHTFSGLEPSWN from the coding sequence ATGCGTTTCCTCATCACGGCCGGTCCCACCAGAGAAGCCATTGACCCCGTAAGATACATCACCAACCGTTCTTCTGGCAAAATGGGATACTGCCTGGCGGAGGCGGCGGCCCACGACGGCCACCGCGTCCTGCTCGTCTCCGGCCCCACTTTCCTCGACATTCCGCACGGCGTTGACTTCCTCCCCGTGGAGACCGCGCAGGAAATGTATGACGCCGTGCAGAACCAGGCGTCCTATACGGACATAGCCATTCTCAGTGCCGCCGTCGCAGACTACAGGCCGGTTTCCGTACCGGACCGCAAGATCAAAAAAACAGGGGAACGCATGGTTCTGGAACTGGAGCGCACGAAAGACATTCTAGGTTCCATGCGCTCGGAATTCGGCTTCCGCGGCATTCTGGTCGGCTTTGCGGCGGAAACCCACGATGTGGAATCCTATGCGCGCGGCAAGCTGGAGCGCAAGCAATGCGACATGATCATAGCCAATGATGTTTCCCGCCGGGACATCGGTTTCGACGCATCGGAAAACGAAGTGCTACTCATCTATCCAGATCGGACGGACCTGCTGGAAAAAGCCGCCAAAACCCACATCGCCCACCAGATAGTAGAACGCGCGTGCCGCTTGTACGCCGGAAAGACCTGCCATCCCGGCCAGCATACCTTTTCCGGGCTTGAACCCAGCTGGAATTGA
- the rsgA gene encoding ribosome small subunit-dependent GTPase A, producing MPVTLQDLGWNDHFQNAFDAIAKSGWIPGRLIRETKINFTALLDGGEDIDVVVSGKLWHDAATDAELPAVGDWVAIAPGEAEDEAVIRAILPRQTCFSRKAPGKSSAEQVLGANVDIVAVVTEPGTDFNPRRMERYFTLIRRSGAMPLILLNKVDLFSRKEVEEATHILRELCPECGIICISALRNKGIKEFRKCLERGKTISIVGSSGVGKSTLVNTLLGDEWLWTGEVNEVTGKGRHTTVARELVLLKHGGLLIDNPGIREIQMWTDEHTLRESFADLTELAHECRFADCSHGKDAGCAIRKAVEEGRLDKERYLNFLNLENEISQLAKRQKKRQMNVERAGKRDRKVQARNYEDRVELERRHRPNHRAHD from the coding sequence ATGCCCGTTACCCTTCAGGACCTAGGCTGGAACGACCACTTTCAAAACGCCTTTGACGCCATTGCCAAATCCGGCTGGATTCCTGGACGCCTGATCCGGGAAACGAAGATCAACTTCACAGCCCTGCTGGACGGAGGGGAGGATATAGACGTGGTCGTGAGCGGCAAACTCTGGCATGACGCCGCTACAGACGCGGAACTGCCCGCCGTCGGAGACTGGGTGGCGATCGCTCCCGGAGAAGCGGAGGATGAAGCCGTGATACGCGCCATTCTTCCCCGCCAGACCTGTTTTTCCCGCAAGGCGCCGGGAAAAAGCAGCGCGGAACAGGTGCTGGGCGCCAATGTGGACATCGTGGCCGTCGTCACGGAACCGGGAACCGACTTCAACCCCAGGCGCATGGAACGCTACTTCACGCTCATCCGCCGTAGCGGGGCCATGCCCCTCATCCTGCTCAACAAGGTGGACCTCTTCTCCAGGAAAGAAGTGGAGGAAGCCACGCACATCCTCCGGGAACTCTGCCCGGAATGCGGCATTATCTGCATCAGCGCCCTCCGCAACAAGGGCATCAAGGAATTCCGCAAATGTCTGGAACGGGGAAAAACCATCTCCATTGTAGGTTCATCGGGAGTGGGGAAATCCACGCTGGTCAACACCCTGCTGGGGGATGAATGGCTCTGGACGGGGGAAGTAAACGAGGTCACCGGCAAAGGGAGGCATACCACGGTGGCGCGAGAACTGGTGCTTCTCAAGCATGGCGGCCTTCTGATCGACAATCCGGGCATCCGGGAAATCCAGATGTGGACGGACGAGCACACGCTCCGGGAAAGTTTTGCGGACCTCACGGAACTGGCGCATGAATGCAGGTTTGCGGACTGCAGCCACGGCAAGGACGCCGGGTGCGCCATCAGAAAAGCCGTGGAAGAGGGACGTCTGGACAAGGAACGCTACCTGAACTTCCTGAATCTGGAAAACGAAATTTCCCAGCTTGCCAAGCGCCAGAAAAAACGGCAGATGAACGTGGAAAGGGCCGGGAAAAGGGATAGAAAAGTCCAGGCCCGTAATTACGAAGACCGCGTGGAGCTGGAACGCCGTCACAGGCCCAACCACCGGGCTCATGACTAA